CCGACGAGATCAACCGCACCCCGCCCAAGACCCAGGCCGCCCTGCTCGAGGCCATGCAGGAACACCGCGTGACCGCCAGCGGCAAGGAATACTACCTCCACGAGCCATTCCTCGTCCTCGCCACGCAGAACCCCATCGAACAGGAAGGCACCTATCCCCTGCCCGAGGCCCAGCTCGACCGCTTCATGTTCCACGTGCGGGTGGACTACCCGGCCTTCGACGAGGAGATCGAGGTAGTGCGCCGCACCACCACCTTACGCGACCCCGAGGTCAAGCACGTGCTCACGGGCGAGGACATCGTGAAGCTCCAGGACCTCGTCTATCGCATCCCCGTGCCCGAGCACGTCTATCGCTACGCCGTGACCCTGGTGCGCAAGACGCGGAAGAAGGAGGCCGACTCGCCCGACTACGTGCGCGACTGGGTGGCCTGGGGCGCCGGGCCGCGGGCCTCGCAGTACCTCATCCTGGGCGCCAAGGCCCGCTCGATCCTCCTCGGGCGTGGCTATGCCTCGGTGGAGGACGTCAAGGCCGTCGCCGCCCCTGTGCTGCGCCATCGCATCCTGCTCAACTTCAATGCCGAGGCCGAGGGGATCACATCGGACGACGTGGTGGCGCGGCTGCTGGGCGAAGTGCCGGCGATTGAGGCGGAAGCATGACCCGTGATGCGTGACGCGTGACGCGCGGCAGGACGAGAGCCCAGGGTCTCTCCTCTCTCCACGCCTCACGGGTCCGGGACGCATCACGACACCGCGCGGGGCATCACGCGTGCCAGCAAGCAGAGAACGCCAGATTGACCGCAAGGCCGTGGCCAAGATCAGCCGGCTCGAACTGCGCGCGCGCCAGGCCGTCGAGGGCTACTACTCGGGCATCCACAAGAGCCCCTACCACGGCTTCAACGTCGAGTTCGCCGAGTTTCGCGAGTACTCGCCCGGCGACGACCCGCGCTACATTGACTGGCGGGTCCTCGCCCGCACCGACCGCTTCTTCATCAAGCAGTTCGAGGCCGAGACCAACCTGAGCTGCTACATCCTGCTCGACACGAGCGGCTCGATGGACTTCACGACGGCCCCCGAGACTCGCCTCGACTATGGCGCCGGTCTGACCGCCTCGCTCGCCTTGCTGATGCTCCACCAGGGCGACCAGGCGGGGCTGGTGACCTTCGACAATGCGGTACGGGCCTTCATTCCGCCGCGCGGCAATGCCCGGCACTTCTCGGCCATCCTCGAAACCCTGGAGAACCTGAAACCCGGCGCCGACACCAACATCGCCGCCGTTCTCCACGAGATCGCCGAGCGCATTCGCCGCCGCAGCATGGTCATCGTCATCAGCGACCTCTTCGACAACGTGGAGGCGCTGCTCAACGGCCTCCAGCACTTCCGCCATCGGCGCCACGAGGTCATCGTCTTCCACCTTCTGGACGACGCGGAGCTCGAGTTCCCGTACGACCGCGTGACGCTCTTCGAGGGCATCGAGCGCGGCGAAGAGATCGTGGTGGACCCGCGCCTGATGGCCGAGAGCTACCGCACGCGCTTTCGCCAGTTCCTCGAGCGCCTGCGCAAGGGTTGCACCGAGAAGAACATTGACTACGAGCGCATGCAGCTCTCGGACCCGTTCGATCGGGCGCTGACGGCGTACCTGGGAAGGCGCCGATGACTGGGCTGGGACGGATAGGGCCGATGGAACAGAGGGGACACCGGCGGCACGCGGTCGCGCAGGTTTTGCCGGTCCTATCGGTCCTATCAGTCCCATTCGTCCCATCGGTCCCGTAGGCATCGCAACGCAAGCGGGCACAGTATGCGTTTCCTCCATCCCGAGTTCCTCTGGCTCGCCCCGCTCGTCGCGCTGCCGATCCTCATCCACCTGCTGAACCGCATCCGGTACCGGCGGGTGCGGTGGGCGGCGATTGACTTTCTGCTGACGATGGAGCGGCGGGCGGTGCGGCGCGCGCGGCTTCGCCAGATCCTCCTGATGGCGCTGCGCATGCTGCTGCTGGCCGCCGCCCTCGGCGCGCTGCTTCAGCCGGTGGTGCGGGGCGGCCTGGCCGCGCTGCTCGGCGGCAGCCGGCAGGTGGCGGTGCTGCTCGACGCCTCGGCCTCCATGTCCGCCACCGGGCCGGGAGGCTCGGCGTTCGAGCGCGGCAAGGAACTCGTGTCGCATACCCTCGATGCCCTCCCCCGCGGCGCGCGCGTCGCGGGCGGCTGGTTCGCGCACAGCTACGTCTCGCCCTTCCGCGAGCCGCTCCAGGACCGCGCGGCCGTGGCCGCCGTGCTCAAGGACGCGCGTCTCACCGGCGGACACGGCGACGTGCCGCGGGCGCTTCGAGCCGCCGCGGAATCCCTTGCCCACGGAGGCGGCGGCGGCACGATCTGGCTGCTCACCGACCTCCAGGCCAGCGGCTGGCGCGCCGACGAACAGGGCGAGTGGCAACAGGTGCGCGAAGCCCTCGCCAGGGCCGGCAAGCCCCAGATCATCATCACCGACCTCCACCCCGGCGTCGAGAGCAACCTCTCGGTCGTGGCCGTGAGCGTGGCGCCCGCTGTGATCGTGGAGAACGACGCGCCCAAGCTCACCGCCACCGTGGAACTGCGCGCGAGGGGCGAAGCCAGCGCCGTCGCGAGTCTGGCCCTCTTCCTCGACGGCCGCCGCGTAGACAGCCGCACACACCAGTTCGCTGAGCCGGGCAAGGCCGACCTCGTGTTCAACCTGCCCCCCCTGAAGGCCGGCCCGCACGCAGGCTACTTCGAACTCAGCCCCGACGCCCTGCCCGGCGACGACCGCCGCTACTTCCTTCTGCATGTCGCCGCGCGGGTGCCCGTGCTCGTCGTGGACGGCGCCCCCTCGTCGGTGCCCTTCGAGAGCGCCGCCGACTTCGTGAAGCTGGCCCTCCAGCCGCCGGAGGCCGGGGCCATCGAGCGGTCACCCTTCGCCGTCCAGGCCGTGTCACTTCAGGAACTGGCCGGCACCGACCTCTCGAAGTTCGCGGCCGTGGTGGTGGCCGACGTGCCGCCCCTGCCGCCCGACGCGGTTCAGCGCCTCCACGACTACGTCACCGCCGGCGGCCTGCTCCTGCTCTTCCCCGGCGCCCACACGCAGATCGAGGCCTGGAACGGGGAGAAACTCGCCGGCGTGCCGCTCCAGCCTCTTGTCGAGGCCGAAGGCGACAAGCAGATCAAGCTCGGCCCGGTGGCCCCCGTCAACCCCGTCGTGTCCCAGTTGCCCGCGGAGGGCCTCGACCGTGTGCTGCTCGCGAAACTCTTCCGCCTCAAGCCCGACGCCCAGACCACCGAGGCCCTGATCCACACCGAGCGCGGCGAGCCATTTCTCGTCCGACGCCAGAGCGGCCGGGGCAAGGTCTATGTCTTCGCCGTGTCGGCGCAGCCCGACTTCTCGAACTTCCCCTTCACGCCGCCCTTCCTGCTGATCCTGCACCGAGCCATCCACACCCACCTCGTCGAGGGCGCAGCGCCGCTCGCCCTGCCCACGTTCACCGAGTTGCGGCTGACGATGCCACCAGGGGACCACTTGGTGCTCACGCCCGACGGCGCCGCCGTGCCCGTGATGCGGCCGCCCGAGGGCGACCTTCTGTTCACAAGGACCGAGGCGGCGGGCATCTACCGCCTTGTCACCGGCAGCGCCGCGCCGGCGGACCCCGGGACGGCGCCTGCCGTGGCCGCGCTGAATCCGCCCGCGCAGGAATCCGAGCTCGAGCGCCTCGACGCCGCCGCGATCAACGCCCTGCTGCCCGACAGCTCCATCAGCTACCTGCGGGCCGACGGCGGCGTGGAGTCCATCGGCCAAGGCACGGAGGCGCAGAGCGCGGCCTCAACGTTTCCCCTCGCGGCCATCGCCCTGGTGTTCCTGCTGGGCGAAGTGCTCCTCGCGTGGTCCATGGGCCGGCCCAGCGCCGCCGGGAGGCAGGAATGAACACGATGCGCGTGGTCTTCGACTGCCCCCTTCCGCCCTGGCTCGTCGCCGCCGCGGCCGCCGTGGTGGCGGGCGTGGCCTTATTCTTCCTGCGGCGCGACACCGCCCACCTTCGCCCCCTGGTGCGCCGGACGATTCTCGCGCTGGCAGCGGCCGCCGCGGTGCTGCTCGCAGGCATCCTGCTAAGCCCGAAGTTCGTCCGCACCTGGCCCGACCCCCACAAGCCGCTGTGCACGGTGCTGGTGGACGGTTCGCGCAGCATGCTGCTGACCGATTCCTACAGCGGCAAGCTGCTCGAGCGGCTCAACCCCAAGGAGGCGCCCGCCGCCGGGCCGCGCGAAGTGGCGCGCCAGGAGCTGGTCAGTCTTCTTCTCGCCCCCGGCCCCGAGGGCTGGCTGACCAAGGTGCGTGAGAGCTTCGACATCGCGGCCTGGCGCTTCGCCGGCTCCCTGGACGCGCTGTCGCTGAGCCCCGACGCACCGCCCTTCGAGGTCCACCCCGAGGGTTACACGACCGCATTGGGCGAGGCCCTCGACCAGGTGACCCGCGGCGTCGGCGGCGCGCGGCCGAGGGCCGTCGTCCTCCTCAGCGACGGCGCCTGGAACACCGGGCGCGACCCCTCCGAGGTGGCGCGCGTGCTCGGGCGCATGGGTATCCCGGTCTTCCCGATCGGCATCGGCAACCCCAGCCCGCCGCGCGATGCCGCGGTGGTGGCGCTGCGCGCGCCGAAGAGCGCCCTGCTCGGCGACGAGGTGCTGCTGAGCGCCGACGTGGGCTCGAGCGGCATGGGCGCCGCCCGCCTGCCGGTGCAGCTCGTCAGCGGCGCCGACGTCATCGCCGAGAAGCAGGTCGTCACGCTGCCCTCGGGCCAGCCGGTCAGCGTCAGCTTCACCTTCGTGCCCGACACGCCCGGCCTCCGCACCTTCAGCGTCCGCATTCCCCGCCAGGAGGGCGAGCAGGACGAGGCGAACAACTCCGCCAAGGCCAGCATCGAAGTCTCGGAGCGCAAGATTCGCGTGCTCCTCGTGGATTCCGAGCCGCGCTGGGAGTTCCGCTTCCTGCGCAACGTCTTCGAACGCGACCCGGCCGTGCAGCTCACCGTGTGCCTGCTGCGCCCCGGCCTCGGGCCGATCAAGGGCGAGGGCTACCTTGATGCCCTCCCCACGCAGAAGCCGCAGTTCGCCGAATACGACCTGTTCTTCCTGGGCGACCTGAGCCGCGAACAGATGCCTGAGGAGTTCCTGAAGGAACTGGCGGATGCGGTGAAGGTGCGGGGTGGCGCGCTCGTGGTCATCGCGGGGCGGCGCCAGAACTGCCGCGGCCTCGCAGGCACCCCCGTGGCCGCCATCCTGCCCGTCGCCCTCGGGGGCGCGGAGGGGGGCGGCCGGGGCGAGCCGTTCACCGTCGAGCTGACTCAGGACGGCGCGAGCCACCTGGTCACCCGTCTCGCGCCCGACCCCGAGGAGAACCAGAGCGTCTGGTCGCGGCTGCCCAAGGTCCGCTGGTCGGCGAGCGTGGGCGGCCTGGCGCGCGGCGCCACGGCGCTCCTCGTGCACCCCTACCGCCTCGCCGGACAGTCGAAGCTCCCGCTCCTCGCCGTCCAGCGTGTCGGCATGGGCAAGGTCCTGTTCCTCGGCATCGAGGAGACCTGGCGCTGGCGACAGGAGGTGGGCGACAAGTACCACTACCGCTTCTGGGCGCAAACGATCCGCTGGATGGTGAAGCGGCAGTTCGCCGAGGGCGACCCGCGCGCCCGGCTGTCGCTCGACCGCACCGAATGCGACGCCGGCGAGGCGGTGGAGGTGGAAGCCTATTGCCTCGGCCCCGACGGCTTCCCGCTCGAGGCCGCGCGCGTGTGGGCGAAGATCGACTCGGACGCTGGGGCCTCCCAGCGCCTGGCCCTGGCCGCGGCCCCCGGCGGCTGGGGCATCTACCGCGCGATCTTCAAGCCCGACAAGCCCGGCAAGTACTCCCTGCGCCCCATCGTGTCGGCCTACGGCGACGAGCCGCTGTCGTCCGTCGCCATGCTCACCGTGTCTCGGGCCGACCTGGAGAAGAAGTTTCTCGCCCAGGATGCAAACACGCTGAATTCTATTGCACTCGCGAGCCGAGGGCAGTATCTTAGAGTAGACGAGAGCGATCGGCTGCCCTCGCTGCTGGCGGCGAAGGTCGAGCGGCGCATGCTCACATCCGAGCACTCTCCTTGCCGCCATTGGCTGTATTATTCGGTGCTCGCGCTGCTGCTCGGCGCGGCGTGGCTCATCCGCAAGAGGAGTGGGCTGGCATGAGCGCACCAAGACGGTCCCATCTGCCCGATGCCCTGCGACGCGTGATTGACGGCTACCGCCGCCGCTGGCGCGTCGTGTACACCCACACGGGGTTGCTGATCACCCTGGCCGTGCTGGCCTCCACCGTGGGCGCTGCCGTGGCGGCCGACCGGATGCTGCGCCTGTCGCCCGTCCTGCGCTCGGGGGCCCTGGCGGCGATTCTGGGCGCCTGCGCTCTGTGCCTGGCCCGCTGGGTGCTGTGGCCGGCCGTGCGGCGCCTGCGCGACCGCGACGCCGCGGCGCGCCTCGGCCACCACTTCCCGAAGGTGGAAGAGGACCTCGTGAGCGCCGTGGAGTTGAGCTCCGAGAACTTCGATGAGCAAGGCATCTCGCGGGGCCTCGTTCAGTCGGCTCTGCGCCAGATCGCCAACCGCGCCAGCACGGTGGACCCGCGCGTCGCCGTGCCGGTGAAGCCGTTGCTCAAGGCTGGCGCTGTGGTGGCCGTCCTGCTCGCGCTGCTCCTCGGGGCGTACCAGGTTTTCCCAGAGGCGGTGCGCAACGCCCTCACGCGGCTCTTCCGGCCCGACGCAGGCGTGCCCTATTTCTGCTACACGAAGCTCGCCATCGAGCCCGGCGACCGCGTGGTGCGCGTGGGCGACGCCGTGGAGGTCCAGATCGCTACCTCGGGCGAGCCTGCCCGCATGGCCCGCCTCTACGGCCATAGGGGCACGGGCGGCGAGACCTCCGACCGCATCGCCGTGACCCTGGCGTGCGACCAGGGCGCTGCGCGCTGGAATACCGGCCCGCTCTTCAAAGACCTGCACTACCGCGTGGCCGCAGGCGACGCGCTGTCGCCCTGGCACCACATCCGCGTGGTGCCGCCGCCCTCGCTCAGCAAGAAGAGCGCGGTTCTGACCCTGCCGAAGTACGCCGAGAACGCGCAGCGTGTGGTCGAGCCGATCGAGGGGCCGCTCCAGGTCGTCGAGGGCACGCAGGTGGTCATCAAGGCGACGCCCGTGACCCGCGGCCCCGAGCCCGAGTTCCAGTGCCGAGGCGAGTTGCGGCTGGACAACGCCACGTACGCCCTTGCGCCCGATAGCTCGGGCGCGTTGGCCTCAGCGCCATTCGCCCCGAGGAAAAGCGGCGAGTACGCCATCACCCTCACCGACGGCTTCGGGCTGACCAACCGCGCGCCCGAGAGCGTGTACATCAAGGTCGCGCCCGACCGCGTGCCTGTGGTGGCATTCGCCAGGCCGGGGCGCGACCTGTTGGCGTTGCCCGGCGAGCGGGTGACGCTCGAGGCCACGGCGCGCGATGAGTTCGGCGTGCGGGGCTTGACCCTGGCCTGCCGCACCCTCAAGGCTAAGGAGGCCGCCGAGGCATCCGAACGCTGGGAGCGCCGCTCGCTCAAGGAGGGCGGCCCCACGGTGGCCGAGCTGGCAGCCACGGCCGACCTGGTGATGGACCAGCTCGGCCTCGCCGCGGGCGACGTGCTGGAGTACAAGGCCGAGGCCGCCGACTATGCCGACGACGCGGTGCTCCGCCGCGGCTCCTCCCCCACCTACCGCATCACCGTGCTCAGCGAGCTCGAGCACCTCGAACGCGTGCTGAGCCGCCTCAAGGAGCTTCAGCTCGAGATGATGCGCCGCGCCGCCACCCAGCGCGCCCAGAGCGCGCAGGCCGAGGCCCTCGCTCGGGCCGCCACCAAGGGCGCCGACGGCCAAGACACCAAGGAGGGCAAAGAGGGCAAGGAAGGGAAGGAAGGCAAGGAAGGCGACGAGGCCAAGAAAGGCAAGGGCACAGAGGGTGACGAGACCGCCGCCACCCGCGAGGCCGCGCGCAACGCGCACGATCGCCAGACCGAGGAGACGCGCGCCACCGAGCACCTCGCCCGCAAACTCGAGAGCCTCATCCCCGAACTTGCCCGGAACCCCTCGACACCCACCGAGATGATGTCCAACATGGAACAGCTTGGGCGCGGCGTGCGTCAGACGGCCAACGACCCCATGCAAAACGCCGCCGACCAGTTCGCCCGCGCCGCCCAGGGGCAGCAAGGCCAGCCGGGCCAGCAAGGCGACCCGCCCCCGCTGCGCATCGCCCAGGAGCAGACCGAGGAGGCGGCCCGCCGCCTCGAGCAGCTCGCCCAGATCGCCGAGCGCATGCAACGCCGCGGCATCCTCGAGAAGCTCGCCGCCGAGGCCGAGGCCCTCGCCGCCCGCCAGCGCGAGATCAAGGACAACCTCGTCCCCCTCGCCAAGGAGACCCTCGGCACCGACCCGAAGAACATGACCGACGAGCAGAAGCGCCGCCTCGAGCGTCTCATTCTCGCCCAGAAGGCCATCAAGGAAGGCGTGGACAACCTGGGGAAGGAGATCGAGAAGGCCGTCGGCGCCCTCGCCTTCTCGAACCCGAGCGACGCCGCCACCGCCGAGGACGCCAAGGCCAAGCTCGACGAGGACAAGGTGTCGGAGAAGGCCGACACGGTCACCCGCCGCCTGGGCGAAAACGCCCTCTTCTCGCAGGTGCCGGAGCAGGAGAAGATCGCCAAGTCGCTCCTCGCCGTGGCCGATATCCTCCGGCGAAGCGGAGACCAGCTCGATGCCTTCATGAAGGAGATCGAGGAGTTCATCCGCCGCCAGAAGGCCATCAACGCGGGGATCGAGAACGCCATCAAGAAGGTCGAAAAGGCCAAGCGTCCCGCCGAGCTCGGCGGCGAGCAGGCCACGCTCCAGCGCGACGTGGCGGAGCAGGCCAGCGCCCTGCACTGGCTCGCCCGCGAGATCGCCGGCTTCCGCTCCCAGACGGCGGCCAAGCTCGACGCCGCCTCCAGCGAGATGGGCCTTGGCGCGACCGACCTCTACGCGAAAGCCCTCCCCGAGGGGCTCGAACACGGCAAGCGCGCCCTCGCCCTCCTCGAAGACGCCCGGGAGAAGCTGAGCCAGGAGATGCAGCAGATGCAGCAGGCCATGATGAGCGCCCAGATGATGCGCGCCCTCCTGCTCCTCCAGCGATGCCTCGTGGGCCAGAAGCGCGTGAACGCAGGTACCCTCGAGGCCGACGCCCTGCGCGCACGCGAACCCGAAGCCTACGACCAAGCGACCGCCGCCCTCGCCATCCGTCAGAGCAGGGTGCGCGTGGACGCCGGCAAGCTGGCCCAGCTCATCGCCCAGTTCCAGAGCGCCGTCGCCCTCGTCAATGCCTCGGCGGGCAAGATGGACGTCAGCCGCCTCGCCCTCGGCGGCGGCGACACCGGCAAGGAGACCCGCGAAGTGCAGCGTCAGGCCCTCGCCCTCCTCGAACAACTCCTCCAGGAGGCAATGGGCGGCGGCATGGGTGGCGCTATGGGCGGCATGATGGGCGCCCGGGCACAGTCCATGATGCAGATGATGGGCGGCAGCGGCGGCGGCTTCGACGGCGGCACCAA
This window of the Planctomycetota bacterium genome carries:
- a CDS encoding DUF58 domain-containing protein, which translates into the protein MPASRERQIDRKAVAKISRLELRARQAVEGYYSGIHKSPYHGFNVEFAEFREYSPGDDPRYIDWRVLARTDRFFIKQFEAETNLSCYILLDTSGSMDFTTAPETRLDYGAGLTASLALLMLHQGDQAGLVTFDNAVRAFIPPRGNARHFSAILETLENLKPGADTNIAAVLHEIAERIRRRSMVIVISDLFDNVEALLNGLQHFRHRRHEVIVFHLLDDAELEFPYDRVTLFEGIERGEEIVVDPRLMAESYRTRFRQFLERLRKGCTEKNIDYERMQLSDPFDRALTAYLGRRR
- a CDS encoding MoxR family ATPase; amino-acid sequence: MADAAVQTQAEAVQDQDVQALERFRAACTQLREELRHIIVGQDQVVEEVLLAMFSRGHCLLEGVPGLAKTLLVRTLARVLSLQFHRIQFTPDLMPSDIIGTEILREDKATGHRAFEFVRGPLFANIVLADEINRTPPKTQAALLEAMQEHRVTASGKEYYLHEPFLVLATQNPIEQEGTYPLPEAQLDRFMFHVRVDYPAFDEEIEVVRRTTTLRDPEVKHVLTGEDIVKLQDLVYRIPVPEHVYRYAVTLVRKTRKKEADSPDYVRDWVAWGAGPRASQYLILGAKARSILLGRGYASVEDVKAVAAPVLRHRILLNFNAEAEGITSDDVVARLLGEVPAIEAEA
- a CDS encoding BatA domain-containing protein; the encoded protein is MRFLHPEFLWLAPLVALPILIHLLNRIRYRRVRWAAIDFLLTMERRAVRRARLRQILLMALRMLLLAAALGALLQPVVRGGLAALLGGSRQVAVLLDASASMSATGPGGSAFERGKELVSHTLDALPRGARVAGGWFAHSYVSPFREPLQDRAAVAAVLKDARLTGGHGDVPRALRAAAESLAHGGGGGTIWLLTDLQASGWRADEQGEWQQVREALARAGKPQIIITDLHPGVESNLSVVAVSVAPAVIVENDAPKLTATVELRARGEASAVASLALFLDGRRVDSRTHQFAEPGKADLVFNLPPLKAGPHAGYFELSPDALPGDDRRYFLLHVAARVPVLVVDGAPSSVPFESAADFVKLALQPPEAGAIERSPFAVQAVSLQELAGTDLSKFAAVVVADVPPLPPDAVQRLHDYVTAGGLLLLFPGAHTQIEAWNGEKLAGVPLQPLVEAEGDKQIKLGPVAPVNPVVSQLPAEGLDRVLLAKLFRLKPDAQTTEALIHTERGEPFLVRRQSGRGKVYVFAVSAQPDFSNFPFTPPFLLILHRAIHTHLVEGAAPLALPTFTELRLTMPPGDHLVLTPDGAAVPVMRPPEGDLLFTRTEAAGIYRLVTGSAAPADPGTAPAVAALNPPAQESELERLDAAAINALLPDSSISYLRADGGVESIGQGTEAQSAASTFPLAAIALVFLLGEVLLAWSMGRPSAAGRQE
- a CDS encoding VWA domain-containing protein, giving the protein MNTMRVVFDCPLPPWLVAAAAAVVAGVALFFLRRDTAHLRPLVRRTILALAAAAAVLLAGILLSPKFVRTWPDPHKPLCTVLVDGSRSMLLTDSYSGKLLERLNPKEAPAAGPREVARQELVSLLLAPGPEGWLTKVRESFDIAAWRFAGSLDALSLSPDAPPFEVHPEGYTTALGEALDQVTRGVGGARPRAVVLLSDGAWNTGRDPSEVARVLGRMGIPVFPIGIGNPSPPRDAAVVALRAPKSALLGDEVLLSADVGSSGMGAARLPVQLVSGADVIAEKQVVTLPSGQPVSVSFTFVPDTPGLRTFSVRIPRQEGEQDEANNSAKASIEVSERKIRVLLVDSEPRWEFRFLRNVFERDPAVQLTVCLLRPGLGPIKGEGYLDALPTQKPQFAEYDLFFLGDLSREQMPEEFLKELADAVKVRGGALVVIAGRRQNCRGLAGTPVAAILPVALGGAEGGGRGEPFTVELTQDGASHLVTRLAPDPEENQSVWSRLPKVRWSASVGGLARGATALLVHPYRLAGQSKLPLLAVQRVGMGKVLFLGIEETWRWRQEVGDKYHYRFWAQTIRWMVKRQFAEGDPRARLSLDRTECDAGEAVEVEAYCLGPDGFPLEAARVWAKIDSDAGASQRLALAAAPGGWGIYRAIFKPDKPGKYSLRPIVSAYGDEPLSSVAMLTVSRADLEKKFLAQDANTLNSIALASRGQYLRVDESDRLPSLLAAKVERRMLTSEHSPCRHWLYYSVLALLLGAAWLIRKRSGLA